Proteins co-encoded in one Montipora capricornis isolate CH-2021 chromosome 12, ASM3666992v2, whole genome shotgun sequence genomic window:
- the LOC138026378 gene encoding adrenocorticotropic hormone receptor-like, with protein sequence MAQNITPLQEIMNFTLKSSAEIPPELRTYRYIKLASAIVLCILSPITAIPNALLLTAIYRGPLRCFRTPMTYLIAGLAVADLLTGIFVEPMVASCYFADFRNKASLSYQLMYRIGGIISGVTITESYFIVLALSVCQYIAVRYPHQFKAIVSRNRVFASLAVSSVYITCFNMLQFTGIDYKTHLKIHLILHATLILAALVVVQVMLFSSFNRHLKHSRLLHNSSAHIAASLKNRHSERQFTVMIFYLAAILLASCFLHVVAFYIFLFKKPTNREEIINIHSVLLISDLMLYIKVALDVFIYAWRNPSYRRALWWTLLGRRTYRRVSVCRKSTDGISPRHLHALEGPGTQTATAGKDLT encoded by the coding sequence ATGGCTCAAAATATTACGCCTCTGCAAGAGATCATGAATTTCACATTAAAATCGTCAGCTGAAATTCCTCCCGAATTGCGAACGTATCGTTACATAAAACTGGCGTCCGCGATTGTCCTATGCATTTTATCACCGATTACAGCAATTCCCAACGCTCTTCTGTTGACTGCGATATACAGAGGTCCTTTGCGCTGTTTCCGAACACCGATGACTTATCTCATCGCTGGTCTTGCAGTGGCCGACCTTCTAACGGGAATCTTCGTGGAGCCGATGGTTGCGTCGTGCTACTTCGCAGATTTCAGGAACAAAGCGAGTTTGAGTTATCAATTGATGTATCGCATTGGTGGGATAATCTCTGGCGTTACAATAACAGAGTCATACTTCATAGTCCTTGCGCTTTCAGTTTGTCAGTATATCGCGGTGAGGTATCCGCACCAGTTCAAAGCAATTGTCTCTAGAAATCGGGTATTCGCTTCCCTAGCGGTCAGCTCTGTTTACATTACTTGCTTCAATATGCTTCAATTTACTGGCATTGACTATAAaactcatttaaaaatacaccTCATTTTACATGCTACGCTTATATTAGCCGCCTTGGTGGTCGTGCAAGTTATGCTATTCTCGTCTTTCAATCGTCACCTTAAACACAGCAGATTACTTCACAATTCATCCGCGCATATCGCAGCATCATTGAAAAACAGACACAGCGAACGACAATTTACAGTCATGATTTTCTATTTGGCAGCTATTCTTTTAGCTTCATGCTTtcttcacgttgttgctttctacatttttcttttcaagaagcCAACAAATCGTGAAGAGATTATCAACATCCACAGTGTACTTCTAATCAGTGACCTAATGCTTTACATCAAAGTAGCATTGGATGTATTCATTTACGCATGGAGAAATCCGTCTTATAGAAGAGCTCTTTGGTGGACGTTGTTGGGGCGAAGAACCTACAGGCGGGTCTCCGTTTGCCGTAAATCAACCGATGGTATTTCACCCAGACACCTGCATGCGCTAGAGGGACCTGGTACACAAACTGCAACTGCTGGCAAAGACTTAACATAA